The Deinobacterium chartae DNA window CTGCTAAATAGAAAACTATGCTGTCTTACAGCAAAACCAGCTTAGGCACAGGAGGTCAGTATCGTGTCAAACCCTGCAGCTGAACCGGGCGGAGGCCAGATGGTCGTAGCAGCCTTCGAACTGCTCGATCTGATCTCGCGTCGCCCGGGACTCAACCTCTCCGAACTCGCGCGTCAGTCGGGATTCACGGTCAACCGCACCTTCCGCCTGCTCGGTACCCTCGAGGGTGCGGGCTGGGTCAGCCGCTCCCGGCACAAGACCTACTACCTGGGACCGCGCCTGATGATGATCGCCGCGCGGGGCAGCAAGCAGGACCCGCTGGTCCAGGCGGCCCGCCTGCCGATGGACTGGCTGTCCGAGCAGACCGGCGAGTCGGTGCGACTGGGCGTGCGCGTCGGTGAAACCCGGACCATCGTGTCCTCGCGGGAATCGCGTTTCCCGCTGCAGGTCTCGGTCTGGCTGGACGACAACATCCCGCTGTATGCCGGAGCGCTCGGTTGCTGCCTGCTGGCCTTCTCGCCCCGAGAGCTGCAGGAGAAGGTGCTCGCCGGACCGCTCGAGCGCGGATCGGAAGCCAGCCGCCGGGATCCCACGCTGCTGGCGGCCCACCTCGAGCAGGTCCGGCGCAGCCGGGTTGACGCGGTGATCGATCATCGGCACGGCCTGTACTCGATCGCCTCACCGATACTCGACCACGACGGGATGGCGGTGGGTGCCCTGGGCATTTTTGGTGCGACCCTGCGCCTGCCTGCGGAGGGACCCGAGCGTTATTTCGAACTGGTGCGCGAGGCCGCTGAGCGCACGGCCCGGCAGTTGCACGGCGGCTGAACCGGCGCTCGCACGGCCGGGTCGGCGGGCGCTCAGGACGTCCGCCCTCGAGGCGGGGCTGAGCGCCCGCCGACGCTGCCGGTCCGGGCGGCCCTGCACGATCAGGTCGTATTCGACCGCCGGCGTGACATCGCGTCTGGCCCCGGCGGGACTGGCCGCCAGGATCAGGTGCGTGCGGACCTCGAGTCCGGCGCGCGGCCTGGGCTACACTGCGGCCCTGCTGCCCGCCCTGGTCGGTTTTGCGGTGACGCCGGCACTGTTTGCAACTGAGCTGCGGCCCGATGGCGGCGGTATCCCTTCTTTCGGCTACAGGTGCTTCTTGAAGAACGCCACGCTGCGGTTGAGCGCGGTGCGCAAGTTCTTGCTGAGGTTGTGGTCATCTCCCGGGTACATGTACGACTGGTACGGCTTCCCGGCCTCCTTGAGCCCTCGCACCAGAGCCTGGTGAAAGGTCACCGGTACCTCCACGTCCGCAGTTCCCTGGTGCAGCTGCAAGGGGCCTTTGAGGTCGCGCAGGTAGCTGTTGGGCGATACCGAGCGCCAGAATTCGGGGTTTTCCTTCGGCGTGCCGTAGCGCTCGATCAGTTCGGCGCTGCGCCGCCGCAGCCTGGGGGGGATGGTCTCGGCCCCGGGACCGCGCCGCCAGCCGCTCTGCATCAGGTCGTAAGGAGCCACCACGCCCGCCCAGATCACCCCGGCCTTGATGCCGGGGTCTACGACCATCGCCCTCAGGGTCAGGTGGCCGCCCATCGAGTGGCCCCACATGCCCAGCCGTGCGGGGTTGACCCTGCGGTCCTTGCGCAGCGAGGCGGCCGCGTTCAAGACGTCCACCGTGTAATCGGGCGAGTAGTAGGCGCCGTTCGCCTCGCCCTGCGAGCTGCCGTGCCCGCGG harbors:
- a CDS encoding IclR family transcriptional regulator, whose translation is MVVAAFELLDLISRRPGLNLSELARQSGFTVNRTFRLLGTLEGAGWVSRSRHKTYYLGPRLMMIAARGSKQDPLVQAARLPMDWLSEQTGESVRLGVRVGETRTIVSSRESRFPLQVSVWLDDNIPLYAGALGCCLLAFSPRELQEKVLAGPLERGSEASRRDPTLLAAHLEQVRRSRVDAVIDHRHGLYSIASPILDHDGMAVGALGIFGATLRLPAEGPERYFELVREAAERTARQLHGG
- a CDS encoding alpha/beta hydrolase family protein, which encodes MFRSLRYLTLLPLLIGPATAQTSDTPHPLSIEAMRARTYPGSALTVERTLNPGSNYRRYVVSYRSDGLKINALLTVPNGQPPKDGWPAIVFNHGYIPPNIYRTTERYVAYQDAFARAGFVTLKSDYRGHGSSQGEANGAYYSPDYTVDVLNAAASLRKDRRVNPARLGMWGHSMGGHLTLRAMVVDPGIKAGVIWAGVVAPYDLMQSGWRRGPGAETIPPRLRRRSAELIERYGTPKENPEFWRSVSPNSYLRDLKGPLQLHQGTADVEVPVTFHQALVRGLKEAGKPYQSYMYPGDDHNLSKNLRTALNRSVAFFKKHL